Proteins from a single region of Aureibacter tunicatorum:
- a CDS encoding NUDIX hydrolase: MNRTIYFNELAVEFLVGNKIIHQDFDSILKNFQTDQDLTSLAGVVLIEHVSFENEDQFIKVLMNKDLSELSKLHVIVDEIQFNRIVAGLAIVEAAGGLVENSNKELLMIKRLGKWDLPKGKIEKGEGKEEGALREVEEECSVEVESEGYFDTTWHTYFDRKGKACLKPTYWYEMSCLNDKKMAPQLIEDIEEVKWVSSAELEDKMQDTYASLRELLKKYIEKNTSNN, encoded by the coding sequence ATGAATAGAACCATATATTTCAATGAATTGGCTGTGGAGTTTCTTGTTGGGAACAAGATCATCCATCAGGATTTTGACAGTATTTTGAAAAATTTTCAGACTGATCAAGATTTGACAAGTTTGGCAGGAGTTGTTTTGATCGAACATGTGTCTTTTGAGAATGAGGATCAATTCATCAAGGTTTTAATGAATAAGGACCTGTCCGAGCTTAGTAAGCTTCATGTTATTGTTGATGAGATTCAGTTTAATAGAATTGTAGCAGGCCTTGCTATAGTGGAAGCAGCTGGAGGTTTGGTCGAAAACAGCAATAAGGAGCTATTGATGATCAAAAGACTCGGAAAGTGGGATTTGCCCAAGGGAAAAATCGAAAAAGGAGAAGGCAAGGAAGAGGGAGCTCTTAGAGAAGTCGAAGAGGAATGCAGTGTGGAAGTGGAAAGCGAGGGGTATTTTGATACGACTTGGCATACTTATTTTGACCGAAAAGGAAAAGCTTGCCTCAAGCCTACTTATTGGTATGAGATGTCTTGCTTGAATGATAAAAAGATGGCTCCTCAGCTTATTGAGGACATAGAAGAGGTAAAGTGGGTGTCTAGTGCGGAGTTGGAAGATAAGATGCAAGATACTTACGCTTCATTAAGAGAATTGTTGAAAAAATACATTGAAAAAAATACAAGCAATAATTAG
- the pth gene encoding aminoacyl-tRNA hydrolase, producing MKYLVVGLGNIGPEYDRTRHNIGFMIVDQMAKENNVSFDSDRLAFHCEYKHKGRIIHMIKPTTYMNLSGRSVNHWMKTLKIPKENIIVLVDDLAIPFGKLRLKAKGSSAGHNGLKDIESVTGGQNYARLRFGIGDDYPKGRQADFVLGKFNNNEEAELPLLIDKSIEIIHNFCTIGIERAMNFGNTK from the coding sequence ATGAAATACCTTGTTGTCGGCCTTGGCAATATAGGCCCCGAATACGACAGAACCAGACACAACATCGGCTTCATGATCGTAGATCAAATGGCTAAAGAAAACAATGTCAGCTTCGATTCCGACAGATTAGCATTTCACTGCGAATACAAACACAAAGGCAGAATCATCCATATGATAAAGCCAACAACCTACATGAACTTAAGCGGAAGATCCGTCAACCACTGGATGAAAACCCTTAAAATCCCTAAGGAAAACATCATAGTACTGGTCGACGATCTAGCAATCCCTTTTGGCAAGTTAAGGCTAAAAGCCAAAGGATCAAGCGCGGGACACAATGGACTGAAAGACATTGAAAGCGTCACAGGCGGACAAAATTACGCTAGATTAAGATTCGGCATAGGCGACGACTATCCTAAAGGAAGGCAAGCTGATTTTGTATTAGGAAAATTCAACAACAACGAAGAAGCCGAACTACCTTTGCTTATCGACAAAAGCATAGAAATCATTCACAATTTCTGCACCATAGGTATAGAAAGAGCCATGAACTTCGGAAACACAAAATAA
- a CDS encoding 50S ribosomal protein L25/general stress protein Ctc — MKTLEIIGYKRANLGKTEAKALRNEAKVPCVLYGGGEQVHFSADAYFFRDLIYTPNAYFVTLNIEGQEYKAILQDSQYHPVSDNLLHADFLLLQDGKETKMDIPVELTGNAPGVSVGGKLVLKTRKLRVQATPENMPESIKVDVSHLELGKTVKVESLSPENYEILNNTSTSIASITIPRALRSKMNEEA, encoded by the coding sequence ATGAAAACTTTAGAGATTATAGGGTATAAAAGAGCAAATCTCGGAAAAACTGAAGCTAAAGCTTTGAGAAACGAAGCTAAGGTTCCATGTGTGCTTTATGGTGGTGGCGAGCAAGTTCACTTCTCTGCTGACGCATACTTTTTCAGAGACCTTATCTACACTCCAAATGCTTACTTCGTAACATTGAATATCGAAGGTCAAGAATACAAAGCAATTCTTCAAGATTCTCAATACCATCCAGTAAGCGACAACTTGTTGCACGCTGACTTCTTGCTACTACAAGATGGCAAAGAAACAAAAATGGACATCCCTGTTGAATTAACAGGAAATGCTCCTGGTGTTTCTGTCGGTGGTAAACTTGTTCTTAAGACAAGAAAACTAAGAGTACAAGCTACTCCTGAGAACATGCCTGAATCTATCAAAGTTGACGTTAGTCACCTAGAATTGGGTAAAACGGTTAAGGTTGAGTCTCTTTCTCCTGAGAACTACGAAATCTTGAACAACACATCTACATCAATCGCTTCTATCACTATACCAAGAGCGTTGAGAAGTAAGATGAACGAAGAAGCTTAA
- a CDS encoding ribose-phosphate pyrophosphokinase: MSAVKIFSGTNSRYLAEQIAHCYGTTLGDVDILKFSDGEIAPNFNDSVRGCDVFLVQSTFAPADNLMELLLMIDACRRASAKYVTVVAPYFGYARQDRKDKPRVPIGAKLVANLLTAAGANRLMTCDLHAGQIQGFFDIPVDHMDGSYIFVPYIKSLNLENLIFAAPDVGGTGRARNFAKVFTADMVICDKHRKRANEVASMQVIGDVEGKDVILVDDICDTGGTLCKAASLLKEKGANSVRAVCTHPVLSGKAYDNIANSELEELIVTDSIPLKQECEKIKVLSVADLFSRAIRKLHDNESISSLFLRD, encoded by the coding sequence ATGTCAGCTGTAAAAATATTTTCCGGCACGAATTCCCGCTACTTAGCGGAACAAATCGCACACTGCTACGGCACAACCCTTGGCGATGTCGACATACTTAAATTCAGTGACGGAGAGATTGCTCCAAACTTCAATGACTCAGTAAGAGGATGCGATGTATTCCTAGTACAATCGACTTTCGCTCCTGCTGACAACTTAATGGAACTTCTATTGATGATCGACGCATGCCGTAGAGCAAGTGCCAAATACGTTACTGTAGTTGCGCCTTACTTCGGATACGCAAGACAAGACAGAAAAGACAAGCCAAGAGTTCCAATCGGTGCCAAGTTAGTAGCCAATCTACTTACTGCTGCCGGGGCCAACAGACTAATGACTTGCGACCTTCACGCAGGACAGATTCAAGGATTCTTCGATATCCCTGTGGATCACATGGACGGATCTTACATCTTCGTTCCATACATCAAGTCATTGAACCTAGAAAACCTAATCTTCGCAGCTCCTGACGTGGGAGGCACTGGTAGAGCGAGAAACTTCGCCAAAGTATTCACTGCGGACATGGTAATCTGCGACAAGCACAGAAAAAGAGCCAACGAAGTGGCTTCAATGCAAGTAATTGGCGACGTGGAAGGCAAAGACGTCATCCTTGTGGACGACATCTGCGACACGGGCGGAACGCTTTGCAAAGCAGCTTCATTGCTTAAAGAAAAAGGAGCTAACAGCGTAAGAGCTGTCTGCACACACCCTGTTCTTTCTGGAAAAGCTTATGACAACATCGCAAACTCAGAACTAGAAGAACTAATCGTAACAGATTCTATTCCTCTAAAACAAGAGTGCGAAAAAATCAAAGTACTTTCTGTTGCCGACCTTTTCTCAAGAGCTATCAGAAAACTGCATGACAATGAGTCAATCAGTTCGCTATTCTTGAGAGACTAG
- a CDS encoding alpha/beta hydrolase, with product MMPQINFDNGKLHYESYSSGDKTLICFHGFGQTHTIFSNFEKKFPNHRIIAIDLPYHGKSHCFSNKCLKSYKGIEAFKTLFEKEKIKDFEALGFSIGAIPALYIFEHFQESCDKITLIAPEGIKKNFFFRLATTSKLGETIFKTVMHNPSIVTLPIKALRTVKMITNSTAKFVLQEVKDQAHRNKVFNTWICLSSLNPNLPYISKALETNVAKSMEIFLGEHDHIINPVAYEKSIRKKIPTAKINIIRGSHFNIVNSFLNQK from the coding sequence ATGATGCCCCAGATAAATTTCGATAATGGCAAATTGCACTACGAATCGTACAGTTCGGGAGACAAAACGTTGATTTGCTTTCACGGGTTTGGACAAACACATACTATTTTCAGTAATTTTGAAAAAAAATTTCCAAATCACCGAATCATTGCCATAGACTTGCCTTATCATGGAAAAAGCCATTGCTTTTCCAACAAATGCCTTAAATCCTATAAAGGGATTGAAGCGTTTAAAACATTGTTTGAAAAAGAGAAAATAAAGGATTTTGAAGCATTAGGATTCAGTATAGGCGCTATTCCCGCCCTGTACATATTCGAGCACTTCCAAGAGTCATGCGATAAGATCACACTCATAGCTCCTGAAGGCATTAAAAAAAATTTCTTCTTTAGACTCGCAACCACAAGCAAACTAGGCGAAACAATATTCAAAACTGTAATGCACAACCCTTCGATTGTCACATTGCCAATCAAAGCCTTGCGAACTGTGAAAATGATCACGAACTCTACAGCCAAATTTGTGTTGCAAGAAGTAAAAGATCAAGCTCACAGAAATAAAGTTTTCAATACATGGATCTGCCTTTCAAGCCTCAATCCTAATCTGCCATACATTTCTAAGGCGCTCGAAACCAACGTCGCAAAGAGCATGGAGATCTTTCTGGGGGAACATGATCATATCATCAACCCGGTTGCATATGAAAAAAGCATTCGAAAAAAAATTCCCACCGCCAAAATAAACATCATTCGAGGCTCTCATTTCAATATCGTTAACAGTTTCTTGAACCAAAAGTAA
- a CDS encoding TetR/AcrR family transcriptional regulator yields MIYYMEDQENIKNNIVAVSDRIFKLGGVRSATMSDIAKELGMSKKTLYQYFSNKEEIVEEVVRRSLDRDKELFDRIWEESENPVEKIVRSFQKLTEMIKEVNPVFYSDLKKLYHNVDKEMICCHKYEFVMERIIKMLEDGKEQGYFRQDVSPEIVGRLHIEISELIFSRGAGLVEFDITELLYQYRELFLFGILSQKGREYYKELTN; encoded by the coding sequence ATGATTTACTATATGGAAGATCAGGAAAACATAAAGAACAACATAGTGGCTGTCAGCGATCGCATATTCAAATTAGGCGGTGTGCGAAGCGCTACCATGAGCGATATCGCCAAGGAGCTGGGCATGTCGAAGAAGACATTGTACCAATATTTTTCCAATAAGGAGGAAATCGTGGAAGAAGTGGTGAGAAGATCCTTGGATAGAGACAAGGAGTTGTTTGATCGAATTTGGGAGGAAAGTGAGAATCCGGTGGAGAAAATCGTAAGATCTTTTCAAAAACTGACGGAAATGATAAAAGAGGTTAACCCTGTTTTTTACTCTGACTTGAAGAAACTCTACCATAATGTGGATAAGGAAATGATTTGTTGCCACAAATATGAGTTTGTGATGGAGCGAATCATAAAGATGTTGGAAGATGGGAAAGAGCAAGGTTATTTCAGACAAGATGTTTCCCCTGAAATTGTGGGTAGACTGCATATTGAAATTTCAGAGCTTATCTTCAGTAGAGGCGCCGGCTTGGTGGAATTCGATATCACTGAATTGCTGTACCAATATAGAGAACTATTTCTTTTTGGAATTTTGTCTCAAAAAGGACGCGAATATTATAAAGAACTAACTAATTAA